A genome region from Glycine max cultivar Williams 82 chromosome 5, Glycine_max_v4.0, whole genome shotgun sequence includes the following:
- the LOC100816128 gene encoding VIN3-like protein 1 isoform X1 — protein sequence MDLEEKFLAKVSGVQSLSSSVQSTPEKNGHSDGASKSSELLQQFLKCGPKKELLQMCFDKDKKSISSKGRMSETKSTSKITKKQDTKKVSSFSHQPPRKQPRKGENPTRIIPPLDQSSDFGHSNTWICKNAACRAVLSMDDTFCRRCSCCICHLFDDNKDPSLWLVCTSESAQGDSCGLSCHIKCALQHEKVGVVDHGQLMQLDGGYCCASCGKVTGILGCWKKQLNIAKDARRVDVLCYRIYLSYRLLDGTSKFKDLHQTVQEAKAKLETEVGPVNGVSSKMARGIVSRLHIASDIQKLCSLAIEKADSWLATVPNVNSDSTEGSFPAACKFVFEEVTTSSAKIILIEMSSICSEEIKGYKLWYYKSWDESPTKDPVSVFPKSQRRILISNLKPCTEYTFRIISYTDTRDLGHSEAKCFTKSIEIIKNNPSSSVAMNNEKENLLTRGNSSASKIGPNATMEGYGFKVRDLGKFLRLAWAQEQGYLEEFCCANVKNCCGQSEMVDKLRIPEAQLPSVSRGLDLNVVSVPDLNEELTPPFEYSRDEDNGCSLLQAVEADDDAASHDLEKNGLARSHGSGDSQTWTHGPTGEVSAVDSRIDMCKKRIASTNEETHDCDSTLINGSPLRISDGSCSLDENFEYCVKVIRWLECEGHIKHEFRLKLLTWFSLRATEQERRVVNTFIQTLIDDPGSLAGQLVDSFSDIISNKRLRSGFCSKAGASN from the exons ATGGATTTAGAAGAGAAGTTCCTTGCTAAAG TTTCTGGTGTTCAAAGCCTTTCTTCCAGTGTGCAAAGTACTCCAGAAAAAAATGGCCATTCAGATGGTGCTTCAAAAAGTTCAGAACTTCTTCAGCAGTTCCTAAAATGTGGTCCAAAGAAGGAACTTCTTCAAATGTGTTTTGACAAGGACAAAAAAAGCATTTCATCAAAAGGCAGAATGTCTGAAACTAAGTCAACCAGTAAGATAACTAAGAAACAAGACACGAAAAAAGTTTCTAGTTTCAGCCATCAGCCCCCTAGAAAGCAACCTCGGAAGGGTGAAAACCCTACTCGAATCATACCTCCTCTTGACCAGTCTTCTGATTTTGGCCATTCAAACACTTGGATTTGTAAAAATGCTGCTTGTAGGGCGGTTCTGTCTATGGATGACACGTTTTGTAGAAGATGCTCTTGCTGTATTTGTCAcctttttgatgataacaaggATCCTAGTCTTTGGTTGGTATGCACATCTGAATCTGCTCAAGGAGACTCCTGTGGGTTGTCTTGCCATATCAAATGTGCCCTTCAACATGAAAAGGTGGGAGTTGTTGATCATGGGCAACTGATGCAACTAGATGGTGGCTATTGTTGTGCGTCCTGTGGTAAAGTTACTGGGATACTTGG ATGCTGGAAGAAGCAGCTAAATATAGCTAAGGATGCCCGGCGTGTAGATGTACTCTGTTACAGGATATATTTGAGCTACAGGCTCCTGGATGGAACCTCAAAATTCAAAGATTTGCATCAAACAGTACAAGAGGCAAAGGCTAAACTGGAGACAGAAGTTGGTCCTGTCAATGGTGTTTCTTCCAAGATGGCTCGAGGCATTGTCAGCAGACTCCATATTGCCAGTGATATACAGAAACTCTGCTCTCTTGCTATCGAGAAAGCTGATAGCTGGCTTGCCACTGTTCCCAATGTAAATTCAGATTCCACAG AGGGTTCTTTTCCTGCTGCTTGCAAGTTTGTTTTTGAAGAGGTAACAACTTCCTCagccaaaatcattttaattgaaatgtCAAGTATATGTTCTGAGGAAATTAAGGGATACAAGCTCTGGTATTACAAGAGTTGGGATGAATCACCCACTAAAGATCCTGTTTCCGTGTTTCCCAAATCTCAGAGGAGGATTTTGATATCCAACCTCAAGCCTTGCACAGAATATACTTTTCGGATTATATCTTACACTGATACACGTGACTTGGGTCATTCTGAGGCTAAGTGTTTCACCAAGAGCATTgagataattaaaaacaatccCTCTTCATCTGTTGCTATGAATAATGAAAAAGAGAACCTTCTAACTAGGGGTAATTCTTCGGCCTCCAAGATAGGGCCCAATGCCACAATGGAAGGCTATGGATTCAAGGTTCGAGACCTTGGAAAATTTTTGCGTCTTGCTTGGGCTCAAGAACAAGGTTACTTGGAAGAGTTTTGCTGTGCCAATGTGAAAAATTGCTGTGGACAAAGTGAAATGGTGGATAAGCTTAGAATTCCAGAAGCACAGTTGCCTTCAGTTTCACGAGGCCTTGATTTAAATGTTGTTTCAGTTCCTGATTTAAATGAAGAGCTAACACCTCCTTTTGAGTATTCTAGGGATGAAGATAACGGTTGCTCTTTGCTGCAAGCTGTTGAGGCAGATGATGATGCTGCTTCTCATGATCTAGAGAAAAATGGTTTAGCAAGATCACATGGGAGTGGGGATTCCCAGACCTGGACCCATGGGCCAACAGGAGAAGTGTCTGCTGTTGATTCTCGCATAGATATGTGCAAGAAAAGGATAGCAAGCACAAACGAAGAGACTCATGATTGTGACAGCACTTTGATAAATGGTTCTCCTTTACGCATATCTGATGGTTCTTGTTCCTTGGATGAGAACTTTGAGTATTGTGTGAAAGTAATTCGTTGGCTAGAATGTGAGGGTCACATCAAACATGAATTTAGGTTGAAATTGCTAACATGGTTTAGTTTAAGGGCAACAGAGCAAGAACGCAGGGTGGTTAATACCTTCATTCAAACTCTTATCGATGATCCAGGTAGTTTGGCAGGACAACTTGTAGACTCTTTTTCTGATATTATATCCAACAAGAGGCTAAGAAGTGGATTCTGTAGTAAAGCTGGGGCATCAAATTAA
- the LOC100816128 gene encoding VIN3-like protein 1 isoform X2, producing the protein MLPMVVSGVQSLSSSVQSTPEKNGHSDGASKSSELLQQFLKCGPKKELLQMCFDKDKKSISSKGRMSETKSTSKITKKQDTKKVSSFSHQPPRKQPRKGENPTRIIPPLDQSSDFGHSNTWICKNAACRAVLSMDDTFCRRCSCCICHLFDDNKDPSLWLVCTSESAQGDSCGLSCHIKCALQHEKVGVVDHGQLMQLDGGYCCASCGKVTGILGCWKKQLNIAKDARRVDVLCYRIYLSYRLLDGTSKFKDLHQTVQEAKAKLETEVGPVNGVSSKMARGIVSRLHIASDIQKLCSLAIEKADSWLATVPNVNSDSTEGSFPAACKFVFEEVTTSSAKIILIEMSSICSEEIKGYKLWYYKSWDESPTKDPVSVFPKSQRRILISNLKPCTEYTFRIISYTDTRDLGHSEAKCFTKSIEIIKNNPSSSVAMNNEKENLLTRGNSSASKIGPNATMEGYGFKVRDLGKFLRLAWAQEQGYLEEFCCANVKNCCGQSEMVDKLRIPEAQLPSVSRGLDLNVVSVPDLNEELTPPFEYSRDEDNGCSLLQAVEADDDAASHDLEKNGLARSHGSGDSQTWTHGPTGEVSAVDSRIDMCKKRIASTNEETHDCDSTLINGSPLRISDGSCSLDENFEYCVKVIRWLECEGHIKHEFRLKLLTWFSLRATEQERRVVNTFIQTLIDDPGSLAGQLVDSFSDIISNKRLRSGFCSKAGASN; encoded by the exons ATGCTACCAATGGTGG TTTCTGGTGTTCAAAGCCTTTCTTCCAGTGTGCAAAGTACTCCAGAAAAAAATGGCCATTCAGATGGTGCTTCAAAAAGTTCAGAACTTCTTCAGCAGTTCCTAAAATGTGGTCCAAAGAAGGAACTTCTTCAAATGTGTTTTGACAAGGACAAAAAAAGCATTTCATCAAAAGGCAGAATGTCTGAAACTAAGTCAACCAGTAAGATAACTAAGAAACAAGACACGAAAAAAGTTTCTAGTTTCAGCCATCAGCCCCCTAGAAAGCAACCTCGGAAGGGTGAAAACCCTACTCGAATCATACCTCCTCTTGACCAGTCTTCTGATTTTGGCCATTCAAACACTTGGATTTGTAAAAATGCTGCTTGTAGGGCGGTTCTGTCTATGGATGACACGTTTTGTAGAAGATGCTCTTGCTGTATTTGTCAcctttttgatgataacaaggATCCTAGTCTTTGGTTGGTATGCACATCTGAATCTGCTCAAGGAGACTCCTGTGGGTTGTCTTGCCATATCAAATGTGCCCTTCAACATGAAAAGGTGGGAGTTGTTGATCATGGGCAACTGATGCAACTAGATGGTGGCTATTGTTGTGCGTCCTGTGGTAAAGTTACTGGGATACTTGG ATGCTGGAAGAAGCAGCTAAATATAGCTAAGGATGCCCGGCGTGTAGATGTACTCTGTTACAGGATATATTTGAGCTACAGGCTCCTGGATGGAACCTCAAAATTCAAAGATTTGCATCAAACAGTACAAGAGGCAAAGGCTAAACTGGAGACAGAAGTTGGTCCTGTCAATGGTGTTTCTTCCAAGATGGCTCGAGGCATTGTCAGCAGACTCCATATTGCCAGTGATATACAGAAACTCTGCTCTCTTGCTATCGAGAAAGCTGATAGCTGGCTTGCCACTGTTCCCAATGTAAATTCAGATTCCACAG AGGGTTCTTTTCCTGCTGCTTGCAAGTTTGTTTTTGAAGAGGTAACAACTTCCTCagccaaaatcattttaattgaaatgtCAAGTATATGTTCTGAGGAAATTAAGGGATACAAGCTCTGGTATTACAAGAGTTGGGATGAATCACCCACTAAAGATCCTGTTTCCGTGTTTCCCAAATCTCAGAGGAGGATTTTGATATCCAACCTCAAGCCTTGCACAGAATATACTTTTCGGATTATATCTTACACTGATACACGTGACTTGGGTCATTCTGAGGCTAAGTGTTTCACCAAGAGCATTgagataattaaaaacaatccCTCTTCATCTGTTGCTATGAATAATGAAAAAGAGAACCTTCTAACTAGGGGTAATTCTTCGGCCTCCAAGATAGGGCCCAATGCCACAATGGAAGGCTATGGATTCAAGGTTCGAGACCTTGGAAAATTTTTGCGTCTTGCTTGGGCTCAAGAACAAGGTTACTTGGAAGAGTTTTGCTGTGCCAATGTGAAAAATTGCTGTGGACAAAGTGAAATGGTGGATAAGCTTAGAATTCCAGAAGCACAGTTGCCTTCAGTTTCACGAGGCCTTGATTTAAATGTTGTTTCAGTTCCTGATTTAAATGAAGAGCTAACACCTCCTTTTGAGTATTCTAGGGATGAAGATAACGGTTGCTCTTTGCTGCAAGCTGTTGAGGCAGATGATGATGCTGCTTCTCATGATCTAGAGAAAAATGGTTTAGCAAGATCACATGGGAGTGGGGATTCCCAGACCTGGACCCATGGGCCAACAGGAGAAGTGTCTGCTGTTGATTCTCGCATAGATATGTGCAAGAAAAGGATAGCAAGCACAAACGAAGAGACTCATGATTGTGACAGCACTTTGATAAATGGTTCTCCTTTACGCATATCTGATGGTTCTTGTTCCTTGGATGAGAACTTTGAGTATTGTGTGAAAGTAATTCGTTGGCTAGAATGTGAGGGTCACATCAAACATGAATTTAGGTTGAAATTGCTAACATGGTTTAGTTTAAGGGCAACAGAGCAAGAACGCAGGGTGGTTAATACCTTCATTCAAACTCTTATCGATGATCCAGGTAGTTTGGCAGGACAACTTGTAGACTCTTTTTCTGATATTATATCCAACAAGAGGCTAAGAAGTGGATTCTGTAGTAAAGCTGGGGCATCAAATTAA
- the LOC100816128 gene encoding VIN3-like protein 1 isoform X3, whose amino-acid sequence MCFDKDKKSISSKGRMSETKSTSKITKKQDTKKVSSFSHQPPRKQPRKGENPTRIIPPLDQSSDFGHSNTWICKNAACRAVLSMDDTFCRRCSCCICHLFDDNKDPSLWLVCTSESAQGDSCGLSCHIKCALQHEKVGVVDHGQLMQLDGGYCCASCGKVTGILGCWKKQLNIAKDARRVDVLCYRIYLSYRLLDGTSKFKDLHQTVQEAKAKLETEVGPVNGVSSKMARGIVSRLHIASDIQKLCSLAIEKADSWLATVPNVNSDSTEGSFPAACKFVFEEVTTSSAKIILIEMSSICSEEIKGYKLWYYKSWDESPTKDPVSVFPKSQRRILISNLKPCTEYTFRIISYTDTRDLGHSEAKCFTKSIEIIKNNPSSSVAMNNEKENLLTRGNSSASKIGPNATMEGYGFKVRDLGKFLRLAWAQEQGYLEEFCCANVKNCCGQSEMVDKLRIPEAQLPSVSRGLDLNVVSVPDLNEELTPPFEYSRDEDNGCSLLQAVEADDDAASHDLEKNGLARSHGSGDSQTWTHGPTGEVSAVDSRIDMCKKRIASTNEETHDCDSTLINGSPLRISDGSCSLDENFEYCVKVIRWLECEGHIKHEFRLKLLTWFSLRATEQERRVVNTFIQTLIDDPGSLAGQLVDSFSDIISNKRLRSGFCSKAGASN is encoded by the exons ATGTGTTTTGACAAGGACAAAAAAAGCATTTCATCAAAAGGCAGAATGTCTGAAACTAAGTCAACCAGTAAGATAACTAAGAAACAAGACACGAAAAAAGTTTCTAGTTTCAGCCATCAGCCCCCTAGAAAGCAACCTCGGAAGGGTGAAAACCCTACTCGAATCATACCTCCTCTTGACCAGTCTTCTGATTTTGGCCATTCAAACACTTGGATTTGTAAAAATGCTGCTTGTAGGGCGGTTCTGTCTATGGATGACACGTTTTGTAGAAGATGCTCTTGCTGTATTTGTCAcctttttgatgataacaaggATCCTAGTCTTTGGTTGGTATGCACATCTGAATCTGCTCAAGGAGACTCCTGTGGGTTGTCTTGCCATATCAAATGTGCCCTTCAACATGAAAAGGTGGGAGTTGTTGATCATGGGCAACTGATGCAACTAGATGGTGGCTATTGTTGTGCGTCCTGTGGTAAAGTTACTGGGATACTTGG ATGCTGGAAGAAGCAGCTAAATATAGCTAAGGATGCCCGGCGTGTAGATGTACTCTGTTACAGGATATATTTGAGCTACAGGCTCCTGGATGGAACCTCAAAATTCAAAGATTTGCATCAAACAGTACAAGAGGCAAAGGCTAAACTGGAGACAGAAGTTGGTCCTGTCAATGGTGTTTCTTCCAAGATGGCTCGAGGCATTGTCAGCAGACTCCATATTGCCAGTGATATACAGAAACTCTGCTCTCTTGCTATCGAGAAAGCTGATAGCTGGCTTGCCACTGTTCCCAATGTAAATTCAGATTCCACAG AGGGTTCTTTTCCTGCTGCTTGCAAGTTTGTTTTTGAAGAGGTAACAACTTCCTCagccaaaatcattttaattgaaatgtCAAGTATATGTTCTGAGGAAATTAAGGGATACAAGCTCTGGTATTACAAGAGTTGGGATGAATCACCCACTAAAGATCCTGTTTCCGTGTTTCCCAAATCTCAGAGGAGGATTTTGATATCCAACCTCAAGCCTTGCACAGAATATACTTTTCGGATTATATCTTACACTGATACACGTGACTTGGGTCATTCTGAGGCTAAGTGTTTCACCAAGAGCATTgagataattaaaaacaatccCTCTTCATCTGTTGCTATGAATAATGAAAAAGAGAACCTTCTAACTAGGGGTAATTCTTCGGCCTCCAAGATAGGGCCCAATGCCACAATGGAAGGCTATGGATTCAAGGTTCGAGACCTTGGAAAATTTTTGCGTCTTGCTTGGGCTCAAGAACAAGGTTACTTGGAAGAGTTTTGCTGTGCCAATGTGAAAAATTGCTGTGGACAAAGTGAAATGGTGGATAAGCTTAGAATTCCAGAAGCACAGTTGCCTTCAGTTTCACGAGGCCTTGATTTAAATGTTGTTTCAGTTCCTGATTTAAATGAAGAGCTAACACCTCCTTTTGAGTATTCTAGGGATGAAGATAACGGTTGCTCTTTGCTGCAAGCTGTTGAGGCAGATGATGATGCTGCTTCTCATGATCTAGAGAAAAATGGTTTAGCAAGATCACATGGGAGTGGGGATTCCCAGACCTGGACCCATGGGCCAACAGGAGAAGTGTCTGCTGTTGATTCTCGCATAGATATGTGCAAGAAAAGGATAGCAAGCACAAACGAAGAGACTCATGATTGTGACAGCACTTTGATAAATGGTTCTCCTTTACGCATATCTGATGGTTCTTGTTCCTTGGATGAGAACTTTGAGTATTGTGTGAAAGTAATTCGTTGGCTAGAATGTGAGGGTCACATCAAACATGAATTTAGGTTGAAATTGCTAACATGGTTTAGTTTAAGGGCAACAGAGCAAGAACGCAGGGTGGTTAATACCTTCATTCAAACTCTTATCGATGATCCAGGTAGTTTGGCAGGACAACTTGTAGACTCTTTTTCTGATATTATATCCAACAAGAGGCTAAGAAGTGGATTCTGTAGTAAAGCTGGGGCATCAAATTAA
- the LOC100780459 gene encoding probable strigolactone esterase DAD2 isoform X2: MAMERIWDKILPLLLPQNYRLITFDWPFAGTVKDQNLYDPVKYSSVEGFADDLITLLNKMDLKAVTFVGHSMSGMIGCIASVKSPQLFKTLILVSKFR, encoded by the exons ATGGCTATGGAACGGATATGGGACAAAATCCTTCCTTTGCTTCTTCCTCAAAATTACCGTCTTATTACGTTTGATTGGCCTTTTGCTGGAACTGTGAAGGATCAGAATCTCTATGACCCTGTCAAGTATTCCTCTGTGGAAGGCTTTGCTGATGACTTGATCACTCTGCTGAATAAAATGGACCTCAAAGCTGTCACTTTTGTTGGTCACTCCATGTCCGGCATGATTGGTTGCATTGCTTCTGTCAAAAGCCCTCAACTCTTCAAGACCCTCATTCTC GTTTCTAAATTCAGATGA
- the LOC100780459 gene encoding probable strigolactone esterase DAD2 isoform X1 produces the protein MAMERIWDKILPLLLPQNYRLITFDWPFAGTVKDQNLYDPVKYSSVEGFADDLITLLNKMDLKAVTFVGHSMSGMIGCIASVKSPQLFKTLILVGASPSF, from the exons ATGGCTATGGAACGGATATGGGACAAAATCCTTCCTTTGCTTCTTCCTCAAAATTACCGTCTTATTACGTTTGATTGGCCTTTTGCTGGAACTGTGAAGGATCAGAATCTCTATGACCCTGTCAAGTATTCCTCTGTGGAAGGCTTTGCTGATGACTTGATCACTCTGCTGAATAAAATGGACCTCAAAGCTGTCACTTTTGTTGGTCACTCCATGTCCGGCATGATTGGTTGCATTGCTTCTGTCAAAAGCCCTCAACTCTTCAAGACCCTCATTCTCGTTGGTGCTTCCCCAA GTTTCTAA